Proteins from a single region of Thiomicrorhabdus sp. Kp2:
- a CDS encoding chemotaxis protein, whose amino-acid sequence MSSFLKGVDQRTSLAGMNRMELLLFTIKGKQLFGINVFKVREVIRTPEISSVPKADSRVVGVADIRGQTMPMIDLAMALDLEPVNPEKYSDSLTIVTEFNSSIQGFLVEDVDRIVHLRWEDILAPPDSLQNVNYLTGITRAQNQIVQIVDVEKVLAEVSGVATEMSDEFISKHISKTKNQDYFVLGADDSTVARTQLKNILDKMGIAHKILNNGKLALEFLQKWADEADKGISPRVSDRVLMVISDIEMPEMDGYTLTTSIRKDDRLKDLFVVLNSSLSGGFNESLTDKVGANVFLSKWHSDELATTIVNRIDEVNQVKQHQA is encoded by the coding sequence ATGTCGAGCTTTTTAAAAGGGGTTGATCAAAGAACATCCTTGGCAGGTATGAACCGAATGGAATTACTTCTTTTCACGATTAAAGGAAAGCAACTGTTTGGTATTAATGTGTTCAAAGTACGGGAAGTAATTCGTACACCTGAAATATCTTCAGTACCTAAGGCCGATTCTCGTGTGGTTGGTGTGGCTGATATTCGTGGTCAGACGATGCCGATGATTGATTTGGCGATGGCCTTGGATTTGGAGCCAGTCAATCCAGAAAAATATTCAGATAGCTTAACGATTGTGACGGAATTTAATAGCTCAATTCAGGGGTTTTTAGTTGAGGATGTTGACCGTATTGTGCACTTGCGTTGGGAAGATATTTTGGCACCGCCAGATAGTTTGCAAAATGTGAATTATTTAACAGGTATTACTCGAGCACAAAATCAGATTGTACAAATCGTAGATGTTGAAAAAGTTTTGGCCGAGGTTTCAGGCGTAGCCACTGAGATGTCAGATGAATTTATTTCAAAACATATTAGTAAAACCAAGAACCAAGATTATTTTGTTTTAGGGGCGGATGATTCTACTGTTGCACGCACTCAGTTAAAAAATATTTTAGATAAAATGGGGATCGCTCATAAGATTCTCAATAACGGGAAATTAGCCCTAGAGTTTTTGCAAAAATGGGCAGATGAAGCGGATAAAGGAATCTCACCTAGGGTAAGTGATCGTGTATTAATGGTAATCTCAGATATTGAAATGCCAGAAATGGACGGCTATACCTTAACAACCAGTATTCGTAAAGACGATCGTTTAAAAGACTTGTTTGTGGTTTTAAACTCGTCATTAAGTGGTGGTTTTAATGAAAGCCTAACCGATAAAGTGGGTGCAAATGTCTTCTTGTCTAAGTGGCATTCTGATGAGTTAGCTACGACGATTGTTAATCGAATTGATGAAGTGAATCAAGTTAAGCAACACCAGGCCTAG
- a CDS encoding penicillin-binding protein activator, protein MQIMLFLFVCLISSLPMASFAYAESWDEFFPDTNPRNHYGLEKKNSNGSQNLSISRLQQVKRLDQEILILRAEMSKKNGDIQQVEQYLIQLDKQFVLPEFKVRVENLKRYIRSVPKKTSSFFSLFSHLKSIDFPMHNQNAVVAIVLPVSGVYAQAGSELQQSLQAGLRRAGFSGKLIALDSAIYDSAFEIWEVLKYYDPDFIFGPLEKDKVVQWQALKTGVQALYFNDITTFTSYEFTLSPSKLAGLEQVFQTLNQSAYQRILVLKNRDESSQMLEKAFNQAWSNFHLAQDYILKEVDNTVGQSIDEGLNVTLSRQRKNTLQSLLKESIEFSPRVRQDIEAVVSFIPQNEAIQVSPYLNFLPIKESIVHIWYPNKTPSTSYIKSHMDALQQTFVILPSHSAPNLKKNSDNSHLNSNLGLFYALGQVAIEIVKNPSLSSTIDSLVETEYGVYLRNANGQFHLLPDVYWADNGLFEKFVTQSE, encoded by the coding sequence ATGCAAATCATGCTCTTTTTGTTTGTTTGCTTAATCAGTAGCTTGCCTATGGCAAGCTTTGCCTATGCTGAAAGTTGGGATGAGTTTTTTCCAGATACAAACCCTAGAAATCATTATGGTTTAGAGAAAAAAAATTCGAATGGTTCTCAAAATCTGTCTATTTCACGTTTGCAACAGGTCAAAAGGTTAGATCAAGAAATCTTGATTTTGCGAGCTGAAATGTCCAAAAAGAATGGCGATATTCAGCAGGTTGAGCAATACTTAATTCAGCTTGATAAACAATTCGTTCTCCCCGAATTTAAGGTTAGGGTAGAAAACCTAAAGCGTTACATTCGTTCAGTGCCTAAGAAAACCTCTTCGTTCTTTTCTTTATTTTCTCATCTCAAATCAATCGACTTTCCAATGCATAATCAAAATGCTGTTGTGGCGATTGTATTACCAGTCTCTGGCGTCTATGCACAAGCAGGGAGTGAACTTCAACAATCGCTCCAAGCGGGGCTAAGAAGGGCGGGCTTTTCAGGGAAGTTAATTGCCTTAGATTCCGCCATTTATGACTCCGCTTTTGAGATTTGGGAAGTGTTAAAGTATTACGATCCAGATTTTATTTTTGGGCCGCTCGAGAAAGATAAAGTGGTTCAATGGCAAGCGCTTAAAACAGGTGTACAAGCATTATATTTCAACGATATTACCACGTTTACAAGCTATGAATTTACGCTTTCCCCAAGTAAATTAGCTGGCTTAGAGCAAGTATTTCAAACGTTAAATCAATCAGCTTATCAGCGAATATTGGTATTAAAGAATAGGGATGAATCCTCTCAAATGCTTGAGAAGGCATTTAACCAGGCCTGGTCAAACTTTCATTTAGCCCAGGATTATATTTTAAAAGAGGTAGACAATACGGTTGGGCAATCCATTGATGAAGGCTTGAATGTGACACTATCCAGGCAGCGAAAAAATACTCTGCAATCCCTATTAAAAGAGTCAATTGAATTTTCGCCTAGAGTGAGACAGGATATTGAGGCCGTTGTCTCGTTTATTCCACAAAATGAGGCCATTCAAGTATCTCCTTATCTTAATTTTTTACCAATCAAAGAATCCATTGTTCATATTTGGTATCCAAATAAAACGCCATCAACTAGTTACATAAAGAGTCACATGGATGCTTTACAGCAAACGTTTGTGATTTTACCTTCCCATTCAGCCCCAAATCTTAAAAAAAATAGTGATAATTCACATCTCAACTCAAATCTTGGTCTGTTTTATGCTTTAGGACAAGTGGCGATTGAAATTGTCAAAAATCCAAGCCTATCTTCAACAATTGATAGTTTGGTCGAAACGGAATACGGAGTTTATCTTCGTAATGCCAATGGACAATTTCATTTATTGCCAGATGTTTATTGGGCAGATAACGGTCTCTTCGAAAAATTTGTTACGCAATCAGAATAA
- a CDS encoding PilZ domain-containing protein has product MRKDQRSYYRIDVIMPCSYRILTLQEAEQTLLPTSPDSKYIEEYFMENLTQLDEQINEVISHINQKSSLLATALTAMNSKINFMLQTIDEKQLARAIPQRLVNLSGSGIAIDIEEEVQMTDKIDLLIKPLANESPILVRCDIVNISPLTDGSPGSTISLSYQALAEDDRRKLVYFIQAKEIEFAQKKRQQEQKTRS; this is encoded by the coding sequence ATGCGTAAAGACCAACGTTCATACTATCGAATTGACGTCATCATGCCTTGTAGTTACCGTATTTTAACGCTCCAAGAAGCTGAACAAACCCTACTACCTACATCACCAGATTCTAAATACATTGAAGAGTATTTTATGGAGAATCTTACACAACTTGACGAACAGATTAATGAGGTCATCTCTCACATTAATCAAAAAAGTTCTTTACTCGCTACCGCACTGACAGCGATGAACAGTAAAATAAACTTTATGTTACAAACCATTGATGAGAAGCAACTTGCTAGAGCAATTCCCCAGCGCTTAGTAAACTTAAGCGGAAGCGGCATTGCCATAGACATTGAAGAAGAGGTTCAAATGACCGATAAGATTGACCTCTTAATCAAACCACTGGCCAATGAGTCCCCGATTTTAGTTCGCTGTGATATTGTGAATATTAGCCCTCTTACAGACGGTTCACCTGGTTCGACTATTTCACTGTCGTACCAAGCACTTGCTGAAGATGATCGACGAAAACTGGTTTACTTTATACAAGCAAAAGAAATTGAATTTGCCCAAAAGAAACGCCAACAAGAACAAAAAACAAGATCGTAA
- a CDS encoding IS3 family transposase, translating to MPSSGECLFKKARCPASGKRTPNQEKAGLIDQLRKFYPLKHLLKAAGLARSVFYYHQARSALPDRYADVKRAIQQLFNEHKGRYGYRRMTYALRRLGHFLNKKAVQRLMQELNLKSFVRPKRYRSYRGQVGRIAENMLQRNFHVDAPDKKWVTDVTEFKVGEQRVYLSPVIDLFNQEVISYRVAKSARLPLVTDMLKEAMSKLTGKVKPIFHSDQGWQYQHGDVQELLKKHGLTQSMSRKGNCLDNAVAENFFGILKTEMYHRKKFNSAEHLMEEIKDYIEYYNTKRIKVKLKGLTPIEYRNQALSAV from the coding sequence ATACCGTCGAGCGGAGAATGCCTATTTAAAAAAGCTCGATGCCCTGCTTCAGGAAAAAGAACGCCAAACCAAGAAAAAGCAGGGCTCATAGATCAGCTTAGAAAGTTCTATCCACTTAAACATCTTCTCAAGGCTGCAGGGCTTGCACGCAGTGTGTTTTATTACCATCAGGCTCGCAGTGCGCTGCCTGATCGTTATGCGGACGTTAAAAGAGCGATTCAACAACTCTTTAATGAGCATAAAGGTCGTTATGGGTATCGACGCATGACCTATGCATTAAGGCGCTTAGGTCACTTTTTAAACAAGAAGGCCGTTCAACGTTTAATGCAAGAACTGAACTTAAAGTCATTCGTCAGGCCAAAGCGTTACCGATCCTATAGAGGTCAAGTAGGCCGAATTGCCGAGAATATGCTTCAAAGAAACTTCCATGTTGATGCACCGGATAAAAAATGGGTAACCGATGTCACGGAGTTTAAAGTCGGAGAACAGCGAGTTTACTTATCCCCCGTGATTGACCTGTTTAACCAAGAAGTGATTAGTTATCGAGTGGCCAAGAGTGCACGGCTTCCACTGGTGACGGACATGCTTAAAGAAGCGATGAGTAAGTTAACAGGCAAAGTTAAACCCATATTCCACAGTGATCAAGGTTGGCAGTATCAGCATGGTGATGTTCAGGAGCTACTAAAAAAGCATGGATTAACTCAGAGCATGTCAAGAAAAGGGAACTGTTTAGACAATGCGGTTGCTGAGAACTTTTTTGGCATTCTCAAAACCGAGATGTATCATCGTAAGAAGTTCAATAGTGCTGAGCATCTAATGGAAGAAATTAAAGACTATATTGAGTATTACAATACAAAACGAATCAAGGTGAAACTAAAAGGCCTGACTCCGATAGAATATCGAAATCAGGCCTTAAGTGCCGTTTAA
- a CDS encoding helix-turn-helix domain-containing protein: MSKYNREFKLAIAKQCLSHESSLSISKRLGIPDRYIRYWTQVYRFHGQNAFIKRNTPYSFEDKYRILKHMRENNWSISYTSIVHNMSSPGTISTWLTQFERFGLSGLQPKKQGRKMKKNQKQETIKPTEQMSLEELREELEYRRAENAYLKKLDALLQEKERQTKKKQGS, encoded by the coding sequence ATGTCCAAATACAATCGAGAATTTAAACTGGCGATTGCTAAGCAATGCCTTTCTCATGAATCCAGTCTGTCCATTTCCAAGCGACTCGGTATTCCAGATCGCTATATCCGTTACTGGACACAAGTCTATCGTTTCCATGGTCAAAATGCGTTTATCAAACGAAACACACCATACTCTTTTGAAGACAAATATCGTATCCTAAAACACATGCGTGAAAATAACTGGTCTATTAGTTATACCAGTATTGTCCATAACATGAGTTCTCCAGGTACGATTTCTACTTGGCTCACTCAATTCGAACGGTTCGGCCTTTCAGGCTTGCAGCCTAAAAAGCAGGGTAGAAAAATGAAAAAAAACCAAAAGCAAGAAACCATTAAACCAACCGAACAAATGAGCCTAGAAGAGTTACGAGAAGAACTCGAATACCGTCGAGCGGAGAATGCCTATTTAAAAAAGCTCGATGCCCTGCTTCAGGAAAAAGAACGCCAAACCAAGAAAAAGCAGGGCTCATAG
- the flgC gene encoding flagellar basal body rod protein FlgC, translating to MSMFKILDISASGMHAQTVRLNTIASNMANVDSISSNKDETYKSKQPVFQTILEGNMHEPTGGVRVKEVVESQAPSIMEYNPSHPMADDKGYIYRPNVNVVEEMANMMSASRSYETNIEVMNTSKQLLLRTIQLGQ from the coding sequence ATGTCAATGTTCAAAATTTTAGATATTTCTGCTTCTGGAATGCATGCGCAAACGGTTCGTTTAAATACTATCGCTTCCAATATGGCGAACGTCGATAGTATTAGCTCAAATAAAGACGAAACCTATAAATCTAAGCAGCCTGTTTTTCAAACGATTCTTGAAGGAAATATGCATGAACCAACAGGTGGGGTAAGAGTAAAAGAAGTTGTTGAAAGTCAGGCTCCATCGATTATGGAATACAACCCAAGTCACCCAATGGCAGACGATAAAGGATACATCTATCGGCCAAATGTCAATGTGGTGGAAGAGATGGCAAATATGATGTCTGCATCACGTTCATATGAAACTAATATTGAAGTAATGAATACGTCAAAGCAGTTGTTGCTACGTACCATTCAATTAGGCCAATAG
- a CDS encoding LPP20 family lipoprotein, whose translation MKKHTLLIAGMTTSLALSGCVHHPKTVTVVPAQTANVVAPAPEQKPELLKITGIGYGAESTYAAYTQGQRRLMAIRSSKLDAYRALAEQLYGIKIDSNTSVSTLTAKNDSFRARVNAVVRGARVVSVTPMADQNYETVLEVYVDKRFFEEAFVYSASKNEAVDPETAYKVSTY comes from the coding sequence ATGAAAAAACATACATTATTAATAGCTGGAATGACGACTAGCTTGGCATTGTCAGGTTGTGTTCATCACCCTAAAACAGTAACAGTAGTTCCAGCGCAAACTGCAAATGTCGTTGCACCAGCACCAGAGCAAAAACCTGAATTATTAAAAATTACAGGTATCGGTTATGGGGCTGAAAGTACCTATGCGGCTTACACACAAGGACAAAGAAGGTTGATGGCAATTCGTTCGTCAAAATTGGATGCCTACAGAGCTTTGGCAGAACAGTTGTATGGTATCAAAATTGACAGTAATACTTCGGTATCTACCTTAACGGCAAAAAATGACAGCTTTAGAGCGCGTGTAAATGCAGTGGTAAGAGGGGCTAGAGTGGTAAGTGTTACTCCAATGGCTGATCAAAACTATGAAACGGTGTTGGAAGTGTATGTGGACAAAAGATTTTTTGAAGAAGCTTTTGTATACAGTGCGTCCAAAAATGAAGCTGTTGATCCAGAAACGGCTTACAAAGTAAGTACTTATTAA
- a CDS encoding flagella synthesis protein FlgN: MTNKTSELHSKQFTSHIEELLHLLEEFSNILDSESDCIKKNQPEKLLEVAAIKSDIANQLNISTKSIEIILKPLNLNITTLSQSNEFKALDQSVQSNLKTLVPKIAACQDKNLANGMSIQILSNINQHTLDLISGKQQDVKLYGSSGEKTRTGNKQSNLGKA; this comes from the coding sequence ATGACAAATAAAACAAGTGAACTACATTCAAAACAATTTACCTCACACATTGAAGAATTACTTCACTTGTTAGAAGAATTTTCTAATATTCTTGACTCTGAATCGGATTGTATAAAAAAAAACCAACCCGAAAAACTGTTAGAAGTAGCCGCAATCAAAAGTGATATTGCAAATCAATTAAACATATCAACAAAATCGATTGAAATCATTTTAAAGCCACTCAACCTAAACATTACTACTCTTAGCCAGAGTAATGAATTTAAAGCTTTAGATCAAAGCGTACAGTCAAACCTGAAGACCTTAGTTCCTAAAATAGCAGCCTGCCAAGATAAAAACCTAGCCAATGGTATGTCTATACAAATTTTAAGCAATATCAATCAACACACTTTAGATTTAATATCAGGCAAACAACAAGACGTTAAATTATACGGTTCAAGCGGCGAAAAAACCCGTACAGGCAATAAACAAAGCAACCTTGGCAAGGCTTAA
- a CDS encoding flagellar hook assembly protein FlgD produces the protein MADYFPGVTTSNTDYLEAMQQSSNPSSSAPNNVMGQADFLMLLTTQLQNQDPSEPMDPTSFVTDLTQMSQLEATTKMNESILAMTQGFQNLQTMQAASIIGKNVQVDGEDFSHTQDAVSQFRLSSDEPLTDVTVVISNANGVVKELSIDDIQAGEKIVDWNGLDNFDRAQSSGVYSLTAYGTDANGELQSINTVVPSRVNSVGIDSSGGMTLTLATGERVTMDTVREISG, from the coding sequence ATGGCAGATTATTTTCCAGGTGTAACAACCAGTAATACAGATTATTTGGAAGCAATGCAGCAAAGCTCTAATCCGAGTTCATCTGCTCCAAATAATGTGATGGGACAAGCAGATTTCTTGATGTTATTAACCACTCAGTTGCAAAACCAAGACCCTTCAGAACCGATGGATCCGACTTCCTTTGTGACAGATCTAACACAAATGAGTCAGTTGGAAGCGACAACTAAAATGAATGAATCTATTTTGGCCATGACGCAAGGATTTCAAAATTTGCAAACTATGCAAGCGGCATCCATTATTGGTAAAAATGTACAGGTCGATGGGGAAGATTTTTCTCATACTCAAGATGCTGTTTCACAGTTTAGGTTATCTTCAGACGAACCTTTGACCGATGTTACTGTTGTTATAAGCAATGCAAATGGTGTAGTGAAGGAGCTCAGTATCGACGATATTCAGGCGGGTGAAAAAATAGTCGATTGGAACGGTTTGGATAACTTTGATCGCGCTCAGTCATCGGGTGTTTACTCTTTAACCGCTTATGGAACTGATGCGAATGGAGAGTTGCAGTCAATCAATACTGTTGTGCCATCAAGAGTCAATTCAGTTGGTATTGATTCGAGTGGTGGAATGACACTCACTTTGGCAACGGGTGAGCGAGTAACCATGGATACGGTTCGTGAAATTAGTGGTTAA
- the flgA gene encoding flagellar basal body P-ring formation chaperone FlgA, translating into MKHIKQFVILSLSLCLLLPFSSTYGNEEQSVITPQNKSNTTAYQPLDEIHQLVTNHVKQKIDQKIFDASIQLRKLTPELKIPLCTSNLELLDKDLSNIAGRMTISVFCRQPKWRVFVPVTVEGKQPVVMTTHGILKRAVIKEGDVKQVLLNYKRIPSGGMVDASKVIGMRTKKAIAPNTVIKVRDLQPPYWVFKNKQVNIITRIGGIEVKTRGTALESAVADEQVPIRNNTSEKIIKGIVIAPNTVLVP; encoded by the coding sequence ATGAAACATATCAAACAATTCGTTATCCTATCGTTATCACTCTGTTTACTGTTGCCATTTTCTAGCACCTATGGAAACGAAGAGCAGAGTGTAATCACACCTCAAAACAAGAGTAACACGACCGCCTATCAACCATTGGATGAGATCCATCAATTAGTCACAAATCATGTTAAGCAAAAAATTGACCAAAAAATTTTTGACGCTTCAATACAGCTTCGAAAACTCACCCCAGAGTTAAAGATTCCGCTGTGTACATCAAACCTAGAACTGCTTGATAAAGACTTAAGCAATATCGCTGGAAGAATGACTATCAGTGTTTTTTGCCGACAACCCAAATGGCGCGTATTTGTGCCTGTTACGGTAGAAGGAAAACAACCTGTTGTTATGACAACTCATGGAATACTAAAAAGAGCCGTTATAAAAGAGGGAGACGTTAAGCAAGTACTGCTTAATTATAAAAGAATCCCTTCAGGAGGAATGGTTGATGCTTCTAAAGTCATTGGCATGAGAACGAAAAAAGCCATTGCACCCAATACCGTTATTAAGGTACGAGACTTACAGCCTCCCTACTGGGTATTTAAAAATAAACAAGTCAATATCATCACACGAATTGGTGGGATAGAAGTTAAGACGCGTGGTACAGCATTAGAGAGTGCCGTGGCCGATGAACAAGTACCTATTAGAAACAATACTTCAGAAAAAATCATTAAAGGCATCGTTATTGCTCCAAACACGGTATTGGTTCCATAA
- the flgB gene encoding flagellar basal body rod protein FlgB, whose protein sequence is MAESIFGIHEAALRVRTQRAELLANNLANADTPNFKAKDLDFRKAMHDASSQMKSPYETTMTKTDAGHISGDGFTSTSQYLQYRLPTQPALDGNTVETHIEKAQFMENAMQQQATLEFIDGKISGIRGALRGE, encoded by the coding sequence ATGGCAGAGTCTATATTTGGTATCCATGAAGCGGCTTTAAGGGTGCGCACGCAAAGAGCGGAGTTGTTGGCAAACAATCTCGCTAATGCAGATACGCCAAATTTTAAGGCCAAGGACTTGGATTTTAGAAAAGCGATGCACGATGCCAGCTCACAAATGAAAAGTCCATACGAAACGACAATGACTAAAACCGATGCTGGTCATATTAGTGGTGACGGTTTTACTTCAACATCTCAGTATTTACAGTATAGATTGCCAACCCAGCCCGCTTTAGATGGTAATACGGTTGAAACCCATATTGAAAAAGCGCAGTTTATGGAAAACGCCATGCAGCAGCAGGCAACGCTTGAGTTTATAGACGGCAAAATTTCAGGAATTCGTGGCGCACTGCGTGGTGAGTAA
- the flgM gene encoding flagellar biosynthesis anti-sigma factor FlgM, with product MDIKNLTTNVAANRNNDSVKQSIADLGENNKHASSMATDKVTLTGVLSQVMDLENQSKNVNIDNSEKIAALKASIQDGSYQVNTQKIAEKLIQTEALFAKA from the coding sequence ATGGATATTAAAAACTTAACAACTAATGTCGCTGCAAACCGTAACAATGACTCGGTAAAACAGTCTATTGCAGATTTGGGCGAAAACAATAAACATGCTTCAAGCATGGCGACAGACAAAGTTACTTTAACAGGTGTTTTATCTCAGGTTATGGATTTAGAGAATCAGTCTAAAAACGTGAATATTGATAACTCTGAAAAAATTGCCGCCCTTAAAGCTTCTATTCAAGATGGTTCGTATCAAGTTAATACCCAAAAAATTGCAGAAAAGCTCATTCAAACAGAAGCCCTATTTGCAAAGGCTTAA